Proteins from one Phyllobacterium zundukense genomic window:
- a CDS encoding EF-hand domain-containing protein, which translates to MKTKIATAVSALLLCTAVATAQQPTPMYEGHRDQLDTNDNGSVNRTEYQAFMNDAFKKLDTNGDGSLRAGEVGKVLTPAQFAATDRDGNGNVSQKEFMNQVMADFAKADRSGDGQLQ; encoded by the coding sequence ATGAAAACAAAAATTGCAACGGCCGTTTCGGCCCTCCTGCTTTGCACCGCGGTAGCGACAGCGCAGCAGCCCACACCAATGTATGAAGGCCACCGGGATCAGCTCGATACCAACGACAATGGTTCGGTGAACCGGACGGAATATCAGGCTTTCATGAATGACGCTTTCAAGAAGCTGGACACGAACGGGGACGGCAGTTTGCGCGCCGGCGAAGTTGGCAAAGTGCTGACCCCGGCCCAATTTGCCGCGACGGACCGCGACGGCAATGGCAACGTGAGCCAGAAGGAATTCATGAACCAGGTCATGGCCGACTTTGCCAAGGCCGATAGAAGCGGCGACGGCCAACTCCAGTAG
- a CDS encoding cystathionine beta-lyase, giving the protein MEKQPGKLAKAGINTRLAHGGYDPRDYHGFVNPPVVHASTVLFPDAQTMADHSQQYTYATHGTPTTDALCRAIDELEGSAGTVLVPSGLAAVTVPLLAFLAPGDHLLMVDSCYGNTRHFCKTMLKRLGVEVEFYDPLVGAGIEKLIKPNTRVVFTESPGSNTFEIQDIPAIVEKAHTADAIVMMDNTWATPIYFKALDYGVDISIHAATKYPAGHSDILMGTISANEKCFKTLDAAHSALGLCVSGDDAYQVLRGLRTMGVRMERHAESALEIAGWLEAQDGVIEVLHPGLESHAGNALFKRDFCGAGGVFSIVIQGGVAQAQAFLNALRIFGLGYSWGGYESLAVHVHLGGREITGKNYAGPVIRLQIGLEDKADLIADIENGLAAAKAV; this is encoded by the coding sequence ATGGAGAAGCAACCGGGCAAGTTGGCGAAAGCCGGAATCAATACGAGGCTTGCCCATGGTGGCTATGATCCACGCGACTATCACGGCTTCGTCAATCCCCCTGTAGTTCATGCTTCTACCGTGCTGTTTCCGGACGCGCAAACCATGGCTGATCACAGCCAGCAATATACGTATGCCACGCATGGAACACCGACCACCGATGCCTTGTGCCGCGCGATCGATGAGTTGGAGGGCTCTGCCGGCACTGTTCTCGTTCCTTCCGGCCTTGCGGCAGTGACCGTACCGCTTCTGGCTTTCCTCGCGCCGGGTGATCATCTGCTGATGGTCGACAGCTGCTACGGCAATACCCGCCATTTCTGCAAGACCATGTTGAAGCGATTGGGTGTCGAGGTCGAGTTCTATGACCCGCTGGTTGGCGCCGGTATAGAGAAACTGATCAAGCCGAACACCCGCGTCGTCTTCACCGAATCGCCGGGCTCCAACACATTCGAAATCCAGGATATCCCGGCCATCGTTGAAAAGGCCCATACGGCAGACGCCATTGTCATGATGGACAATACCTGGGCGACGCCGATCTATTTCAAGGCGCTGGACTATGGCGTCGATATCTCGATCCATGCGGCGACCAAATATCCCGCCGGTCATTCGGATATCCTGATGGGAACCATTTCGGCCAACGAGAAATGCTTCAAAACACTCGATGCGGCGCATTCGGCGCTCGGGCTCTGCGTGAGCGGTGACGATGCCTATCAGGTTCTGCGCGGGTTGCGCACCATGGGCGTGCGCATGGAACGGCATGCGGAAAGCGCGCTGGAAATCGCCGGATGGCTCGAGGCGCAGGACGGTGTCATCGAGGTGCTGCATCCCGGTCTTGAGAGCCATGCGGGAAACGCCTTGTTCAAACGCGATTTTTGTGGTGCCGGCGGTGTGTTTTCCATCGTCATCCAGGGCGGAGTTGCGCAGGCACAAGCCTTTCTCAACGCATTGAGAATTTTCGGCCTGGGCTATTCCTGGGGCGGATATGAAAGTCTTGCAGTGCATGTCCATCTCGGCGGCCGGGAGATCACGGGAAAGAATTACGCAGGACCGGTCATCCGGCTGCAGATCGGGCTTGAAGACAAGGCCGATCTTATCGCCGATATTGAAAACGGACTGGCCGCAGCAAAGGCGGTTTGA
- a CDS encoding amino acid ABC transporter substrate-binding protein, producing the protein MKNLVLKGALAASAFVLLANAASAATLDDVKKKGFLQCGVNTGLPGFASPNDKGEWSGFDVDYCRAVAAAVFGDPTKVKYTPLSAKDRLPALQSGEIDVLIRNTTWTLSRDEQGFDFTGVNYYDGQGFMINSKKLSGINSALQLSGASVCVQAGTTTELNLADYFKANKMEYNPVVFEKVEEVNAAYDSGRCDAYTTDQSGLYAYRLALTAPDDHIVLPEIISKEPLGPVVRQGDAQWADIIRWTHYALLTAEELGITKANVEELAKGDSPEVKRVLGQEAGTKLGTDLGLTNDWVVNIVKAVGNYGEIFEKNLGSGSPLKIARGINAQWSKGGLQYAMPIR; encoded by the coding sequence ATGAAAAATCTTGTTTTGAAGGGCGCTCTGGCAGCCTCGGCTTTCGTCCTTCTGGCGAATGCGGCCTCGGCTGCCACACTGGACGACGTCAAGAAGAAGGGCTTCCTCCAATGCGGCGTAAATACCGGCCTTCCAGGCTTCGCTTCACCTAATGATAAAGGCGAATGGTCGGGTTTTGACGTCGACTATTGCCGCGCAGTTGCTGCTGCCGTTTTTGGTGATCCGACAAAAGTAAAATATACGCCGTTGTCCGCGAAAGACCGCCTCCCTGCATTGCAGTCGGGCGAGATCGACGTTCTCATCCGCAACACGACCTGGACTCTCAGCCGTGACGAACAGGGCTTTGATTTCACCGGCGTCAATTATTATGACGGTCAGGGTTTCATGATCAACTCGAAGAAGTTGTCAGGCATCAATTCGGCTCTGCAGCTTTCGGGTGCTTCGGTCTGCGTGCAGGCGGGCACGACCACCGAGCTCAACCTTGCCGACTATTTCAAGGCGAACAAGATGGAATACAATCCTGTCGTGTTCGAGAAAGTTGAAGAGGTCAACGCGGCGTACGATTCGGGACGTTGCGATGCCTATACGACGGACCAGTCCGGTCTCTATGCGTACCGCCTCGCACTAACTGCGCCGGATGATCACATCGTTTTGCCTGAGATCATTTCGAAGGAGCCGCTCGGACCTGTCGTACGCCAGGGTGATGCGCAATGGGCCGACATTATTCGCTGGACTCATTATGCCTTGTTGACTGCAGAAGAACTTGGCATCACCAAAGCCAACGTCGAGGAATTGGCCAAGGGTGACAGCCCTGAAGTCAAGCGTGTGCTCGGTCAGGAAGCCGGCACCAAGCTTGGGACTGATCTTGGTTTGACCAATGATTGGGTCGTCAACATTGTAAAGGCCGTCGGCAATTACGGTGAAATTTTCGAAAAGAATCTTGGTTCCGGAAGCCCGCTCAAGATTGCGCGCGGCATCAATGCCCAGTGGAGCAAGGGAGGCCTGCAGTACGCGATGCCGATTCGCTGA
- a CDS encoding LysE family translocator, translated as MMNLTILAFALVSFIGIATPGPTVLLALTNGSRFGIRTACLGMAGAVLSDFVLIGAVALGLGALLAASEFWFAMVKWIGVGYLTFLGIMLLRSKGTLEVLHTSGSAGSSSRAVFLKSFFVAVTNPKGYLFFSAFLPQFVMPELPQFPQYLALAVTFALIDFAVMFGYAVLGSRAVRLLKKSGALWLDRICGGALLALAGSLAFYRRANA; from the coding sequence ATGATGAACTTGACGATTTTGGCATTCGCATTGGTGTCATTCATCGGCATCGCAACGCCAGGGCCGACAGTGCTGCTGGCGCTGACAAACGGCTCGCGTTTCGGTATCAGGACGGCATGCCTCGGCATGGCCGGTGCGGTGCTGTCGGATTTCGTCCTCATCGGTGCAGTGGCGCTGGGTCTCGGCGCCCTCCTCGCCGCGTCAGAATTCTGGTTCGCCATGGTCAAGTGGATCGGCGTCGGTTACCTCACCTTCCTCGGTATCATGCTGTTGCGATCCAAGGGAACGCTCGAGGTCCTGCATACGAGCGGCAGTGCAGGCTCTTCATCGCGAGCAGTATTTCTGAAGAGTTTCTTCGTCGCCGTCACAAATCCGAAGGGATATCTGTTTTTCTCGGCGTTTCTACCGCAGTTCGTCATGCCGGAATTGCCGCAGTTTCCGCAGTATCTGGCACTGGCGGTGACCTTCGCACTGATCGATTTTGCCGTCATGTTCGGCTACGCCGTTCTGGGTTCGCGTGCGGTGCGCCTGCTGAAGAAATCCGGTGCGCTGTGGCTCGACAGGATCTGCGGCGGTGCATTGCTTGCCCTCGCCGGTTCGCTCGCATTCTATCGACGGGCGAACGCATAG
- a CDS encoding DUF305 domain-containing protein has product MMKITYIHSAALVCALTLGSPVLAQDHTTHQTKPHDMMAMPKGDQSAPSKAFAEANAKMHKDMAIPFTGNADKDFVSGMIAHHQGAIDMAKVELEYGKDPEIRKLAETIIAAQESEINQMKDWLAKNGG; this is encoded by the coding sequence ATGATGAAAATCACATATATTCATAGCGCAGCACTGGTCTGTGCCCTCACCCTTGGCTCGCCGGTGCTGGCGCAGGATCACACAACCCACCAAACCAAGCCGCATGACATGATGGCGATGCCCAAAGGCGATCAAAGCGCACCCTCCAAGGCATTCGCCGAAGCCAATGCGAAAATGCACAAGGATATGGCGATTCCCTTTACCGGCAATGCCGACAAGGATTTTGTGTCGGGCATGATCGCCCATCATCAGGGTGCCATCGATATGGCCAAGGTCGAGCTCGAATACGGCAAGGATCCGGAGATCCGCAAACTGGCCGAAACGATCATCGCAGCACAGGAAAGCGAGATCAATCAAATGAAAGACTGGCTCGCCAAGAACGGCGGCTAA
- a CDS encoding phosphatase PAP2 family protein, which yields MIVRDEFADGLADVDNATTCRLQQESRLIDWKDKMTKPRNQGQTQSALSRVGQSVVRFLRRINSPAFPGSPPAWTNGMFMAVVLIFFLILLIHPYDALLSRSLSTYEPLNGVRHLTDIGLSQWYLIPAFVIGVCLIGIDWGNIARDRRIRFGLVYAQATFAFWAIALSGILTNIAKFLIGRARPKFIDTLGANSFSPFEAGYNFASFPSGHSTTMGAVGGVLALWFPRWRMPIILATMFIALTRVFARAHYPTDVMAGYTVGFLFTIVLARFLAGRRTAFVFGKSRFWPSMRFSERFW from the coding sequence ATGATCGTCAGGGATGAATTTGCAGACGGTCTCGCAGATGTCGATAATGCCACCACGTGCCGGTTGCAACAGGAGAGCAGGCTGATTGACTGGAAAGACAAGATGACGAAGCCACGCAATCAGGGACAAACGCAATCCGCCTTGAGCCGGGTCGGTCAGTCCGTCGTCCGCTTTCTGCGCCGTATCAATTCTCCCGCTTTTCCGGGTTCTCCACCCGCGTGGACGAACGGCATGTTCATGGCTGTCGTTCTCATCTTCTTCCTCATTCTGCTGATTCATCCCTATGACGCGCTCCTGTCACGTAGCCTGTCGACCTACGAGCCCCTCAATGGTGTGCGGCATCTGACAGATATCGGCCTGTCGCAGTGGTATCTCATTCCGGCCTTCGTCATCGGCGTCTGCCTGATTGGCATCGATTGGGGGAATATTGCCAGAGACAGGCGTATCCGCTTTGGCCTCGTCTATGCACAGGCGACCTTCGCCTTCTGGGCCATCGCCTTGTCGGGGATTCTGACCAATATCGCGAAGTTTCTTATCGGCCGGGCGCGGCCAAAATTCATCGATACACTGGGGGCCAACAGTTTTTCGCCATTCGAAGCCGGATATAATTTTGCGAGTTTTCCATCTGGTCATTCAACCACCATGGGCGCAGTTGGTGGTGTACTCGCACTGTGGTTTCCGCGCTGGCGGATGCCCATCATCCTGGCGACGATGTTCATCGCTTTGACCCGCGTCTTTGCCCGCGCTCACTATCCGACCGATGTTATGGCTGGTTATACAGTCGGCTTTCTATTCACGATTGTGCTGGCCCGATTCTTGGCCGGACGCCGTACAGCCTTCGTCTTCGGGAAAAGCCGATTCTGGCCATCCATGCGGTTTAGTGAGCGCTTTTGGTAA
- a CDS encoding GNAT family N-acetyltransferase, giving the protein MDHHDLNLRPFRFEEIEALRSIEKSARLRYAGWDGLEMVVDAPSIAAERFLSGETVVAEIDGKCVGYVLMQPLDGLMYIASIMVAADFSGSGVGAAFLDVVKSRARDLKLSGVMLTTFRAPRWNGPWFRKYGFEPMPEERIGPRLRAILDRHATVLDMSKRETLWVEWT; this is encoded by the coding sequence ATGGACCATCACGACCTCAACCTGCGACCATTTCGCTTTGAAGAGATCGAAGCGTTACGATCGATCGAGAAATCCGCGCGCCTGCGTTATGCAGGATGGGACGGTCTCGAGATGGTGGTGGACGCTCCGTCGATCGCTGCGGAACGTTTTCTCAGTGGCGAAACAGTTGTCGCCGAAATCGATGGAAAATGCGTCGGCTATGTTCTGATGCAGCCGCTCGACGGATTGATGTACATCGCCAGTATCATGGTTGCTGCCGATTTCTCTGGCAGCGGCGTGGGCGCAGCATTTCTCGACGTGGTCAAGTCGCGTGCCAGGGACTTGAAACTATCGGGCGTCATGCTGACGACCTTCAGGGCACCGCGGTGGAATGGACCGTGGTTTCGCAAATATGGCTTTGAACCCATGCCGGAAGAACGGATCGGCCCTCGTCTGCGGGCAATACTCGACCGTCACGCGACGGTTCTCGACATGTCGAAACGCGAAACGCTGTGGGTTGAATGGACATAG
- a CDS encoding glycine zipper domain-containing protein, whose translation MKKRAAVALILVGSFALTACQSSSSDPSVRAHNAEFGCMAGTVGGAIVGGLIGSTIGGGTGRLIGAAVGLGGGGYIGNRLACG comes from the coding sequence ATGAAGAAACGAGCAGCAGTGGCACTCATTTTGGTAGGCAGCTTCGCCTTGACGGCCTGCCAGTCGTCGTCGTCGGACCCGTCCGTTCGAGCCCACAATGCGGAATTCGGCTGCATGGCCGGCACCGTAGGCGGTGCGATCGTCGGTGGATTGATAGGTAGCACGATTGGTGGCGGTACCGGCCGGCTCATCGGTGCAGCAGTCGGTTTGGGCGGCGGTGGCTACATCGGCAACCGCCTGGCTTGTGGCTAA
- a CDS encoding MlaD family protein produces MISTNPDAVIVQTEIDSTTPITRSTVATLAFEILAGQAHLELTGGKAYEPKLLEEADKEDTIARMDVDPSSLKTLVQTAQDWIDRVDKATTATEEYVARTRGPLLASIQQAKAFTDGLAGKTEMINEYGQKARSVGELMNDARDVISRVNKSSMRVDETLAKVDKQLSDDKDSVASEIRSRLQSYQKQAKDLNTQLVAVLNNLGNLTGQPLQNAQRFISNSRRTVEGIDRSVSEIAEDPHRYFFGPTSTVPEYEAPRR; encoded by the coding sequence TTGATCTCGACCAATCCCGACGCCGTTATCGTTCAGACTGAGATCGACTCGACCACCCCGATCACGCGCTCGACCGTGGCAACGCTTGCCTTCGAAATATTGGCCGGACAAGCGCACCTCGAGTTGACGGGCGGCAAGGCCTATGAGCCCAAGCTTCTGGAAGAGGCGGACAAGGAAGACACGATTGCCCGTATGGACGTCGATCCATCGTCCCTGAAGACACTGGTGCAGACTGCGCAGGACTGGATCGACCGCGTCGACAAGGCGACGACGGCCACGGAAGAATACGTCGCGAGAACGCGTGGACCGTTGCTCGCGAGCATCCAGCAGGCCAAGGCTTTCACCGACGGCCTTGCCGGCAAAACCGAAATGATAAACGAATATGGCCAAAAGGCTCGCAGCGTCGGTGAACTCATGAATGACGCGCGCGATGTCATCTCGCGGGTAAACAAATCTTCCATGCGCGTCGATGAAACGTTGGCCAAGGTCGACAAGCAGCTTTCGGACGACAAGGACAGCGTGGCCAGCGAAATACGCTCGAGGCTCCAATCCTATCAGAAGCAAGCCAAGGACCTGAACACGCAGCTCGTCGCCGTGCTCAACAATCTGGGCAATTTGACGGGACAACCCTTACAAAATGCACAGCGCTTCATCTCGAACAGCCGGCGTACGGTTGAAGGTATTGATCGCAGCGTTTCAGAAATCGCGGAGGATCCGCACAGATATTTCTTCGGGCCCACCAGTACTGTCCCTGAATACGAAGCACCCCGCCGATAG
- a CDS encoding lysozyme inhibitor LprI family protein, whose protein sequence is MKTLTLAAAIVLAMPTFAFAQDKCYDDAKTQYDLNQCAGASLGKSDKKLNELYTQIEVRLKDDANTRKLLVQAQRDWTKFRDAECNFQTSLAAGGSMLPMLVAQCLDDLTQLRVKNFEGYLKCQEGDMSCPVPAAN, encoded by the coding sequence ATGAAAACCCTGACACTGGCTGCCGCCATCGTTCTGGCCATGCCGACTTTCGCTTTTGCGCAAGACAAATGCTACGACGACGCCAAGACTCAGTACGATCTGAACCAGTGTGCCGGTGCTTCACTCGGTAAATCCGACAAAAAGCTCAATGAGCTTTACACGCAAATCGAAGTCCGTCTGAAAGACGACGCAAATACCAGGAAGCTTCTCGTTCAGGCACAGCGGGACTGGACCAAATTTCGCGACGCAGAGTGCAATTTCCAGACTTCACTGGCTGCCGGTGGAAGCATGCTGCCAATGCTCGTCGCGCAATGTCTGGACGACCTGACGCAATTGCGGGTCAAAAACTTCGAGGGTTACCTGAAATGCCAGGAAGGCGATATGAGCTGCCCCGTTCCGGCCGCGAATTGA
- a CDS encoding FkbM family methyltransferase: MTYFQHTAAFEPRPDFSGNFIQRLGGYLTARIQPLAERFRWFKAAAWSELRSSADSHIVFDALPESDVAKVCHILCATGSFRENAAVLELGAASGVQTIEMATCGAFSHVLAVEPEAINFAALQRNVEDNGVQDMVCCFPGAVGIIGGMTNFYVGRDDKQRSGMKQQGPNDTKTRIPINTVETILQDARVPLEQIGLIWIDIEGYEAIACLSMTGLMERNTPIYAVLSPELYHRDHGSSFVRYLATYYRRCVLLTDAEPRIVNVSDIPLDQGSVRVLLID; encoded by the coding sequence ATGACCTATTTTCAACACACGGCGGCATTCGAGCCGCGACCAGATTTTTCGGGCAATTTCATACAACGTCTCGGTGGTTATCTGACCGCCCGCATTCAGCCGCTGGCGGAACGTTTTCGTTGGTTCAAAGCAGCCGCATGGAGTGAGCTACGCAGCTCCGCCGACAGCCACATCGTCTTTGATGCATTACCGGAAAGCGATGTCGCAAAAGTTTGTCACATCCTGTGCGCGACCGGATCATTTCGTGAAAATGCGGCGGTGCTGGAACTCGGCGCCGCATCGGGCGTACAGACCATCGAAATGGCAACGTGCGGTGCATTCTCGCATGTGCTTGCCGTCGAACCGGAGGCCATCAATTTTGCGGCCCTGCAGCGAAACGTCGAGGATAATGGCGTGCAAGACATGGTCTGCTGCTTCCCGGGAGCCGTGGGTATCATCGGTGGAATGACCAATTTCTACGTGGGCCGCGACGACAAGCAGCGAAGCGGCATGAAACAGCAGGGCCCCAACGATACCAAGACCCGAATCCCGATCAACACTGTCGAAACCATCCTGCAGGACGCACGTGTTCCGCTGGAGCAGATCGGTCTCATATGGATCGACATCGAAGGTTACGAGGCCATCGCCTGCCTGTCCATGACCGGGCTCATGGAGCGCAATACTCCAATTTATGCTGTGCTTTCACCGGAACTGTATCACCGCGATCATGGTTCGAGTTTCGTCCGCTATCTCGCCACATACTATCGCCGCTGCGTCTTGCTGACGGACGCAGAACCCCGAATCGTCAATGTATCGGACATCCCCCTCGACCAGGGAAGCGTGCGCGTCCTGCTGATCGATTGA
- a CDS encoding phytochelatin synthase family protein, which yields MKRGLIFGLAVCAGLLGTTAVFIAGQSSVSPKAIEASVIRTPDLVERAWRLPVAATFNSDVIWQSNGTRCGPASIANAFRSIGEEETTEAQVLEGTGKCWTGFCIIGLTLDELAEVARAHTERKVSVIRDLTAEQFHEHMKHANDPDRRYIINFTREDIFGGGGGHHSPIGGYLEAEDAVFVLDVNENYKPWLIKRERLFKAMDTFDGGRKRGLLLIQ from the coding sequence ATGAAACGTGGCCTCATTTTCGGTTTAGCCGTGTGCGCCGGTTTGCTGGGCACCACCGCTGTTTTTATTGCCGGCCAATCCAGCGTTTCACCCAAGGCAATAGAGGCATCGGTCATCCGTACACCGGACCTCGTAGAGCGTGCATGGCGCCTTCCGGTCGCCGCTACATTCAACTCGGATGTAATCTGGCAGTCCAATGGTACCCGGTGTGGTCCGGCAAGCATCGCAAATGCCTTCCGCTCCATTGGCGAGGAGGAAACCACGGAAGCGCAGGTCCTCGAAGGCACGGGCAAATGCTGGACAGGCTTCTGCATCATCGGCCTCACCCTGGACGAGCTAGCCGAAGTCGCCCGCGCCCACACCGAGCGAAAAGTCTCGGTCATCCGCGACCTGACCGCCGAGCAATTTCACGAGCATATGAAACACGCCAATGATCCGGATCGCCGCTACATCATAAACTTTACCCGGGAAGATATTTTCGGCGGCGGCGGTGGTCACCATTCGCCCATCGGTGGATATCTGGAGGCAGAGGATGCCGTTTTCGTTCTCGACGTGAACGAAAATTACAAGCCTTGGCTGATCAAGCGAGAACGTTTGTTCAAGGCGATGGATACGTTCGACGGCGGCAGAAAACGTGGCCTGCTACTGATACAATAA
- a CDS encoding DUF4087 domain-containing protein produces MCPLFGICFCLAMILPAAVYSAERRCGWYSSPTPGNLILTDGDGEWRIQTQERPDPKGIDNLPAFGDRQFVETNVPGAGYGYGCACMTVVTSARQQRITRVIAATSFPWRDVAMTDLCPIRTDAVIL; encoded by the coding sequence ATGTGCCCGCTATTCGGCATCTGTTTCTGCCTGGCCATGATTCTACCTGCAGCAGTCTATTCCGCCGAGCGCCGGTGCGGCTGGTATTCCAGCCCGACACCCGGCAACCTCATCCTGACAGACGGAGACGGCGAGTGGCGGATTCAGACGCAAGAACGTCCGGATCCCAAAGGTATCGACAATCTCCCCGCTTTTGGCGACCGGCAATTCGTGGAGACCAATGTGCCTGGTGCGGGTTACGGTTACGGATGTGCTTGCATGACCGTCGTGACCAGTGCCAGGCAGCAAAGGATTACCAGAGTGATCGCGGCGACATCCTTCCCCTGGCGCGATGTCGCAATGACAGATCTCTGCCCGATCCGGACTGATGCCGTCATTCTCTGA
- a CDS encoding MlaD family protein: METKANYFLVAVFSLVVCVLAFGFFYWVGRYGDTRETSTLEIRVPGSVTGLAARSPVFFNGLKVGEVKRLFIDLDQSRRRYRSD, translated from the coding sequence ATGGAAACCAAAGCCAACTATTTTCTCGTTGCGGTTTTCAGCCTTGTGGTCTGTGTGCTGGCGTTTGGTTTCTTTTACTGGGTCGGTCGTTATGGCGATACGCGGGAAACGTCAACGCTGGAGATCAGGGTTCCAGGTTCCGTCACGGGCCTTGCCGCGCGCAGCCCTGTCTTCTTCAACGGCCTTAAGGTCGGCGAGGTAAAGCGTCTCTTTATTGATCTCGACCAATCCCGACGCCGTTATCGTTCAGACTGA